The following proteins are encoded in a genomic region of Brachypodium distachyon strain Bd21 chromosome 1, Brachypodium_distachyon_v3.0, whole genome shotgun sequence:
- the LOC100844232 gene encoding FACT complex subunit SPT16 has translation MTDNGKTKSASAAYTINLENFSKRLKLFYDHWNKNKSDLWGSSDAIAIATPPPSEDLRYLKSSALDVWLLGYEFPETIIVFMQKQIHFLCSQKKANLIGVLKNAANEAVGADTILHVKGKNGDGIDLMDDILHAVCAQSKSDTPVVGHIAKEAPEGKLLETWAEKLSGESVQLADVTNGFSELFAVKDPTEVICVKKAAYLTSSVMKNFVVPNMEKVIDEERKVSHSSLMDDTEKIILDPLKAKVKLKAENIDICYPPVFQSGGKFDLKPGASSNDDYLYYDSASVIICAIGSRYSNYCSNVARTFLIDATLTQSKAYETLLKAQEAALAACKPGNQMCAVYQAAVAVFQKNAPELLPNLTKSAGTGMGLEFRESGLNLNPKNDRLIKEGMVFNVCLGLNNVQAETNNEKTKQFSLLLADTALVSDKTVEILTNCSKAVKDVAYSFNEDEEDVPKPKRTKVEPNGLEAVPSKATLRSDNQEMSKEELRRQHQAELARQKNEETARRLAGGGSGSGDGRGPARASNELVAYKNVNDVPYSRELVIQVDQRNEAVLLPIYGSMVPFHVSTVKSVTSHQDNRTCTIRIFFNVPGMPFSNDNNLKSQGAIYLKEITFRSKDPRHSSEVVQQIKTLRRQVASRESERAERATLVTQEKLQQASTKTKQMRLNDVWIRPPFGGRGRKLTGTLEAHVNGFRYSTSRTDERVDIMYRNIKHAFFQPAEKEMITLLHFHLHNHIMVGNKKTKDVQFYVEVMDVVQTVGGSRRSALDPDEIEEEQRERDRKNRINMEFQNYVNKVNDHWSQPQFKGLDLEFDIPLRELGFHGVPYKASAFIIPTSTCLVELIETPFLVVTLGEIEIVNLERVGFGTKNFDMAIVFKDFKKDVLRIDSIPSTSLDAIKEWLDTTDLKYYESRLNLNWRPILKTIIDDPQKFVDDGGWEFLNMEASDSETEETEESDQGYEPSDAEPESESEEDDSDSASLVESDEDEEEDSEEDSEEEKGKTWDELEREATNADREHGAESDSEEERRRRKVKSFSKSRPSSDRSNLSSSSKPRPQPERGSGNKSRPPPGSSKGGPSKKPRFK, from the coding sequence ATGACAGATAATGGTAAAACAAAGTCAGCCTCTGCAGCCTATACAATCAATCTAGAGAACTTCAGTAAACGGCTGAAGTTATTTTATGACCATTGGAACAAAAACAAGTCTGATCTTTGGGGTTCTTCTGATGCCATCGCAATTGCTACCCCACCTCCTTCGGAAGATCTTCGTTATTTGAAATCCTCAGCTCTCGATGTTTGGTTACTTGGATATGAATTTCCAGAAACTATCATTGTCTTCATGCAGAAGCAAATACATTTCTTATGCAGCCAGAAGAAAGCAAATCTCATTGGAGTTCTGAAGAATGCTGCAAACGAGGCTGTTGGTGCTGATACTATCTTGCACGTGAAGGGAAAGAATGGGGACGGCATTGACTTGATGGATGACATACTGCATGCTGTTTGTGCTCAGTCGAAATCTGATACTCCAGTTGTTGGTCATATTGCAAAAGAGGCACCTGAGGGTAAGCTTCTCGAAACATGGGCAGAAAAGTTATCTGGGGAATCTGTACAACTTGCAGATGTGACAAATGGCTTTTCTGAGCTTTTTGCTGTGAAAGACCCCACAGAGGTCATATGTGTTAAAAAGGCTGCTTACCTAACTTCATCTGTAATGAAAAACTTTGTGGTTCCAAACATGGAGAAGGTTATTGATGAGGAGAGGAAAGTATCACACTCCTCGTTGATGGATGACACAGAGAAGATAATTCTTGACCCTTTAAAGGCCAAGGTGAAGTTGAAGGCTGAAAACATTGATATATGCTATCCACCTGTCTTTCAGAGTGGAGGCAAGTTTGATCTTAAGCCAGGTGCCTCCAGTAATGATGATTATCTCTACTATGATTCAGCAAGTGTTATCATCTGTGCAATTGGGTCCAGGTACAGTAACTATTGTTCCAATGTTGCCAGAACATTTCTGATAGACGCTACCCTGACACAGAGTAAGGCATATGAGACCCTTTTGAAAGCCCAGGAAGCTGCTTTAGCAGCTTGTAAACCAGGCAATCAGATGTGTGCAGTTTATCAGGCTGCAGTTGCAGTGTTTCAGAAGAATGCCCCAGAATTACTTCCTAATCTAACAAAATCAGCTGGCACTGGAATGGGCCTCGAATTCCGAGAATCTGGCTTGAACTTAAACCCGAAGAATGACCGTCTGATAAAAGAGGGCATGGTTTTCAATGTCTGCCTTGGTTTGAATAATGTGCAGGCAGAAACAAACAATGAGAAGACAAAGCAGTTCTCTTTGTTATTAGCTGATACAGCTCTAGTTAGTGACAAGACTGTAGAGATCTTAACAAATTGCTCCAAGGCTGTTAAAGATGTCGCATATTCGTTTAAtgaagatgaggaagatgTTCCTAAGCCAAAACGGACGAAGGTTGAGCCTAATGGCCTGGAAGCTGTACCATCCAAGGCGACACTTCGGTCAGACAACCAGGAGATGTCCAAGGAAGAGCTCCGGAGACAGCACCAGGCTGAACTCGCTCGTCAAAAGAATGAAGAAACTGCTAGAAGGCTTGCTGGGGGTGGTTCTGGTTCAGGCGATGGTCGTGGTCCTGCTAGGGCCTCGAATGAACTGGTTGCATACAAGAATGTGAATGATGTACCTTACTCAAGAGAGTTGGTGATACAAGTAGATCAGAGGAATGAAGCAGTCCTACTACCTATTTATGGCAGTATGGTCCCTTTCCATGTTTCTACTGTTAAGAGTGTGACCAGCCACCAAGACAACCGCACCTGCACTATCCGCATTTTCTTCAATGTACCTGGCATGCCATTCTCAAATGATAACAATCTAAAGTCTCAAGGAGCTATTTACTTGAAAGAGATTACATTCCGCTCAAAGGACCCACGCCATAGCAGTGAAGTTGTTCAGCAGATCAAAACATTGAGGAGGCAAGTTGCTTCAAGGGAGTCGGAGAGAGCTGAAAGGGCCACCCTTGTTACTCAGGAGAAACTCCAGCAGGCTAGCACCAAAACAAAGCAAATGAGGCTTAATGATGTGTGGATACGACCTCCATTTGGTGGTCGTGGGAGAAAGTTGACAGGAACTCTTGAGGCCCATGTTAATGGTTTCAGATATTCTACTTCAAGGACTGATGAGCGTGTCGATATCATGTACAGGAATATCAAACATGCTTTCTTCCAGccagcagaaaaagaaatgattACCCTCCTCCATTTCCATTTACACAATCATATTATGGTTGGAAACAAGAAGACAAAGGATGTCCAGTTTTACGTTGAAGTGATGGATGTTGTTCAAACTGTTGGTGGCAGTAGGAGGTCGGCCCTCGATCCTGATGAGATTGAAGAAGAGCAGCGTGAGAGGGATCGCAAGAACAGAATTAACATGGAGTTCCAAAACTATGTGAACAAGGTTAATGACCATTGGTCACAGCCACAGTTCAAGGGGCTTGATCTGGAGTTTGATATCCCTCTTAGAGAGCTCGGGTTCCATGGGGTTCCATATAAAGCTTCAGCTTTCATCATTCCGACttcaacttgtttggttgaacTAATTGAGACTCCTTTCCTGGTGGTGACCCTGGGTGAGATAGAGATTGTTAATCTAGAAAGGGTGGGCTTTGGAACAAAGAATTTTGACATGGCTATTGTGTTTAAGGACTTCAAGAAGGATGTTCTTCGCATCGATTCCATTCCGTCAACATCACTTGATGCAATAAAGGAGTGGCTCGACACCACTGATCTCAAGTACTACGAGAGCAGGCTGAACCTTAATTGGCGCCCTATTCTGAAAACTATCATCGATGATCCTCAGAAGTTCGTCGATGATGGTGGGTGGGAATTCCTGAATATGGAGGCAAGTGACTCTGAGACAGAGGAAACAGAGGAATCAGATCAGGGGTATGAGCCATCTGATGCTGAGCCCGAGTCTGAATCCGAAGAAGATGATTCCGATAGTGCGTCCTTGGTGGAATCagatgaggatgaggaggaggattcTGAAGAAGACtcagaagaagagaagggtaAGACCTGGGATGAGCTGGAACGCGAGGCAACCAATGCAGACCGGGAGCATGGTGCAGAATCAGACAGCGAGGAAGAAAGGAGGCGCCGCAAGGTCAAGAGCTTCAGCAAGTCCCGTCCGTCATCAGATCGTAGCAACCTgagtagcagcagcaagccTCGTCCACAGCCAGAGCGTGGTAGTGGTAACAAGTCTCGCCCACCGCCTGGGAGCTCCAAGGGAGGGCCTTCAAAGAAGCCGAGGTTCAAGTGA